In a single window of the Amycolatopsis sp. cg5 genome:
- a CDS encoding iron-siderophore ABC transporter substrate-binding protein translates to MSRRLLAGLTAGALALSLVACGNVEDKPTTPAAGSSSAQPGAFPVTITHKFGSTTVAKAPERVVVVGTYTDDLDAALALGVTPVGFFSDSQTQPDGVATWLKGKLDPAKTKIVNTGAGLDPEQVGKLNPDLILASAAFGLDKVYENLNKIAPTIGYEKEWGGQSWQQHVQVVGKALGKAADADKLIADTTAQITKVKTDNAKAAGKTFTVSVGNTPGKIFTLASKDDFAVKFIEELGMQLSPSALTATKETAGSPTGSLSPEQYDKLGADLIVIAYTGADLQKAVEDNQLVKDLPAIKKGNYLVIDMEAITQLRAPTLLGIPSSLQKLNAAMQKIG, encoded by the coding sequence ATGTCCCGCCGCCTTCTGGCCGGGCTCACCGCCGGTGCGCTCGCTCTTTCCCTCGTCGCGTGTGGCAACGTCGAAGACAAGCCGACCACGCCCGCCGCCGGGTCTTCGTCGGCCCAGCCGGGCGCCTTCCCGGTGACGATCACCCACAAGTTCGGCAGCACGACGGTCGCGAAGGCGCCCGAGCGTGTCGTCGTGGTCGGCACCTACACCGACGACCTGGACGCGGCGCTCGCGCTCGGGGTCACCCCGGTCGGATTCTTCTCCGACAGCCAGACCCAGCCCGACGGCGTCGCGACCTGGCTCAAGGGCAAGCTCGACCCGGCCAAGACCAAGATCGTGAACACCGGCGCCGGCCTCGACCCGGAGCAGGTCGGCAAGCTCAACCCCGACCTGATCCTGGCGTCGGCGGCCTTCGGTCTTGACAAGGTTTACGAGAACCTCAACAAGATCGCGCCGACCATCGGCTACGAAAAGGAGTGGGGCGGCCAGAGCTGGCAGCAGCACGTCCAGGTCGTCGGCAAGGCGCTGGGCAAGGCGGCTGACGCCGACAAGCTCATCGCCGACACCACCGCGCAGATCACGAAGGTCAAGACCGACAACGCGAAGGCGGCGGGCAAGACGTTCACCGTCTCCGTCGGCAACACGCCCGGCAAGATCTTCACACTCGCGTCGAAGGACGACTTCGCGGTGAAGTTCATCGAGGAGCTCGGCATGCAGCTGAGCCCGTCCGCGCTGACCGCGACCAAGGAGACCGCGGGCAGCCCGACCGGCTCGCTCAGCCCCGAGCAGTACGACAAGCTCGGCGCCGACCTGATCGTCATCGCCTACACCGGCGCGGACCTGCAGAAGGCCGTCGAGGACAACCAGCTCGTCAAGGACCTGCCCGCGATCAAGAAGGGCAACTACCTGGTCATCGACATGGAGGCGATCACGCAGCTGCGGGCGCCGACGCTGCTCGGCATCCCCAGCTCGCTCCAGAAGCTGAACGCCGCCATGCAGAAGATCGGCTAA
- a CDS encoding methionyl-tRNA formyltransferase: MRVALFGYQTWGHRTLQALIESEHEVALVVTHPASDHAYEKIWSDSVADLAAEHGIPVLLRNRPDDLLDELRAADLDLIVANNWRTWLPPEIFTLPRLGTLNVHDSLLPAYAGFSPLIWALINGEPEVGVTAHMMDDELDAGDVVLQRSIAVGPRDTTTDLFHKTVDLIGPIVAESLDLLASGEAVLTKQDRSKASFFHKRSLEDSRIDWTWPAEDIERLVRAQSDPYPNAYAFHKGQRVRITAASVSEGRYGGTPGRIFIREGKGIVIVAGADARRGDKRGLLIERVRTDDGVEHDATAFFPAMGGYLKSHQ, from the coding sequence ATGCGGGTCGCGCTGTTCGGTTACCAGACCTGGGGCCACCGCACCCTGCAGGCACTCATCGAGTCGGAGCACGAGGTCGCGCTGGTCGTGACCCATCCGGCCAGCGACCACGCCTACGAGAAGATCTGGTCCGACTCCGTCGCCGACCTGGCCGCCGAACACGGCATCCCGGTACTGCTCCGCAACCGGCCCGACGATCTGCTGGACGAACTCCGCGCCGCCGACCTGGATCTCATCGTAGCGAACAATTGGCGAACTTGGCTGCCGCCGGAGATTTTCACACTCCCCCGCCTCGGCACGCTCAACGTGCACGACTCGCTGCTGCCGGCCTACGCGGGCTTTTCCCCGCTGATCTGGGCGCTGATCAACGGCGAGCCCGAGGTCGGCGTGACCGCCCACATGATGGACGACGAGCTCGACGCGGGCGACGTCGTGCTGCAGCGCTCGATCGCGGTCGGCCCGCGCGACACCACGACGGACCTGTTCCACAAGACGGTCGACCTGATCGGCCCGATCGTCGCCGAGTCGCTCGACCTGCTCGCGTCGGGTGAGGCGGTACTGACCAAACAGGACCGCAGCAAGGCGAGCTTCTTCCACAAGCGCTCGCTGGAGGACAGCCGGATCGACTGGACCTGGCCCGCCGAGGACATCGAACGGCTCGTCCGCGCGCAGTCCGACCCGTATCCGAACGCCTACGCGTTCCACAAAGGACAGCGGGTGCGGATCACCGCCGCGTCGGTGTCCGAAGGCCGCTACGGCGGCACGCCCGGCCGGATCTTCATCCGTGAGGGCAAGGGCATCGTCATCGTCGCCGGCGCCGACGCGCGCCGCGGTGACAAGCGCGGCCTGCTGATCGAGCGGGTCCGCACCGACGACGGCGTCGAGCACGACGCCACCGCCTTCTTCCCCGCCATGGGCGGGTACCTCAAGTCCCACCAGTAA
- a CDS encoding lysine N(6)-hydroxylase/L-ornithine N(5)-oxygenase family protein, with product MPQALPGDHVPVYDVVGVGFGPSNLALAIALTEHNATAARPVTAHFLEKQVRFGWHRGMLIDTATMQVSFMKDLVTMRNPTSSFSFLAYLHEKDRLVDFINHKNLFPLRVEFHDYFEWAAAKVDDLVSYSSEVTEVHPVVVDGVIEYFDVRAVVAGEASEFRARNLVLGTGLRPNLPEGVTRTDRVWHNHELLHRVDELKSASRFVVVGAGQSAAEVTALLHDRFPQAEICGVFSRYGYSPADDSSFANRIFDPEAVGHFYEAPEEVKERLMRYHGSTNYSAVDIELIDDLYKRVYREKVLGVERLRLFNVSRPVAVTENEAGVQVTVESLVDRAQTLLDADHVIYSTGYQPADASPLFGSLESFCKRDDAGRLVVERDYRVRASASLRGGIYLQGGTEHTHGITSSLLSNTAVRVGEILGSILDRRSVQADEPVYAISGR from the coding sequence ATGCCACAAGCTCTGCCCGGTGACCACGTTCCTGTGTACGACGTCGTCGGTGTCGGCTTCGGTCCCTCCAACCTCGCGCTGGCGATCGCGCTGACCGAGCACAACGCCACCGCCGCGCGGCCGGTCACGGCGCACTTCCTGGAGAAGCAGGTCAGGTTCGGCTGGCACCGGGGGATGCTGATCGACACCGCGACCATGCAGGTGTCGTTCATGAAGGACCTGGTCACCATGCGCAACCCGACCAGCTCCTTCTCCTTTCTCGCCTATCTGCACGAGAAGGACCGCCTGGTCGACTTCATCAACCACAAGAACCTCTTCCCGCTGCGGGTCGAGTTCCACGACTACTTCGAGTGGGCCGCGGCCAAGGTCGACGACCTGGTGTCCTACTCGTCCGAGGTCACCGAGGTGCACCCGGTCGTGGTCGACGGCGTCATCGAGTACTTCGACGTCCGCGCGGTCGTCGCGGGCGAGGCGAGCGAGTTCCGCGCGCGCAACCTGGTGCTGGGGACCGGTCTGCGCCCGAACCTGCCCGAAGGCGTCACGCGCACCGACCGCGTCTGGCACAACCACGAGCTGCTGCACCGCGTCGACGAGCTGAAGTCCGCGTCCCGCTTCGTCGTGGTCGGCGCCGGTCAGAGCGCCGCCGAGGTCACCGCGCTGCTGCACGACCGGTTCCCGCAGGCCGAGATCTGCGGGGTCTTCTCCCGCTACGGCTACAGTCCGGCCGACGACAGCTCGTTCGCGAACCGCATCTTCGACCCCGAGGCCGTCGGGCACTTCTACGAGGCGCCGGAGGAGGTCAAGGAGCGGCTGATGCGCTATCACGGCAGCACCAACTACTCCGCGGTCGACATCGAGCTGATCGACGATCTCTACAAGCGGGTCTACCGCGAGAAGGTGCTCGGCGTCGAGCGGCTGCGGTTGTTCAACGTCTCTCGCCCGGTCGCGGTCACGGAGAACGAGGCGGGCGTCCAGGTCACCGTCGAGTCCTTGGTGGACCGCGCGCAGACCTTGCTCGACGCCGACCACGTCATCTACTCGACGGGCTACCAGCCCGCCGACGCGTCACCGTTGTTCGGCTCGCTCGAATCGTTCTGCAAGCGCGACGACGCGGGCCGCCTGGTCGTCGAGCGCGACTACCGCGTGCGCGCCTCGGCTTCGCTGCGCGGCGGGATCTACCTGCAGGGCGGCACCGAGCACACGCACGGCATCACGTCCTCGCTGCTGTCGAACACGGCCGTGCGCGTCGGCGAGATCCTCGGCTCGATCCTGGACCGCCGGTCGGTCCAGGCGGACGAGCCCGTCTACGCGATCAGCGGGCGCTGA